One window from the genome of Candidatus Zixiibacteriota bacterium encodes:
- a CDS encoding CTP synthase gives MVESSRTKYIFVTGGVVSSLGKGISSASLGLLLQRRGLKVQSMKFDPYLNVDPGTMNPFQHGEVFVLDDGSETDLDLGHYERFLGQSLEKASNVTTGQIYNTVITRERRGDYLGATVQVIPHITEEIKNRLRFKVRSPEPPDVVIAEIGGTVGDIESLPFLEAIRQMGQEEGAHNVIYVHVTLVPHITTAGEFKTKPTQHSVKELREIGIQPNVLLCRSTKPLSDALRQKISLFCSVPTRNVIVAEDVSTIYEVPLRFHEQQFDRIVCEHFGWQVPEPNLTDWEEMVYRVKNPRRTVKIGICGKYVNLKDAYKSIIESFVHAGVVSEAEVKLIWVSSEDIKQGGAGKYLYDIDGLLIPGGFGERGVEGKIEAIRYVRERNIPFFGICLGMQCAVIEFARNVCGLEDAHSFEFYRDLKHPVIHLMADQEGVTELGGTMRLGAYPCTLADRTRSLEAYGAKQISERHRHRYEVNNAYRDMLVSKGLVLAGLSPDEKLVEIIEVPEHPWFVGVQFHPELKSQALRPHPLFREFVKAAVRYHETRHDVPMTEVSEPEDISHSAN, from the coding sequence AAATTCGACCCGTATCTCAATGTCGATCCCGGCACCATGAATCCGTTCCAGCACGGCGAAGTGTTCGTGCTCGACGATGGTTCCGAAACCGACCTGGATCTGGGACACTATGAACGATTCCTGGGGCAATCATTGGAGAAAGCCAGCAATGTCACGACCGGCCAGATATACAACACGGTCATTACGCGCGAACGCCGCGGTGATTACCTTGGCGCCACGGTTCAGGTGATTCCGCATATCACCGAGGAGATCAAGAATCGACTCCGGTTCAAGGTGCGCTCCCCGGAACCTCCCGACGTGGTGATCGCGGAGATAGGCGGCACGGTCGGCGATATCGAATCGTTGCCGTTCCTGGAGGCCATACGCCAGATGGGACAGGAGGAGGGGGCTCACAATGTCATCTACGTCCATGTCACACTGGTTCCGCACATCACCACGGCGGGCGAATTTAAGACCAAACCCACCCAGCACTCGGTGAAAGAATTGCGTGAGATCGGCATCCAACCCAATGTGCTGCTCTGCCGCTCTACCAAGCCGCTATCCGATGCCCTTCGGCAGAAAATCAGCCTCTTCTGTTCGGTGCCGACCCGCAACGTCATTGTAGCTGAAGATGTCTCCACGATCTATGAGGTCCCGCTAAGATTTCATGAACAGCAGTTCGACCGGATCGTGTGCGAACATTTCGGCTGGCAGGTCCCTGAGCCAAACTTGACCGACTGGGAGGAAATGGTGTACCGGGTGAAGAACCCGCGAAGGACCGTCAAGATCGGCATCTGCGGCAAGTATGTAAATTTGAAGGATGCCTACAAGTCAATCATCGAGTCGTTCGTGCATGCCGGCGTAGTCAGCGAAGCGGAGGTCAAGCTGATATGGGTCAGCTCCGAAGACATCAAGCAGGGAGGCGCCGGCAAGTACCTGTACGACATCGACGGACTGCTTATTCCGGGTGGTTTCGGTGAGCGCGGCGTTGAAGGGAAGATCGAGGCAATTCGCTATGTCCGTGAACGCAACATACCGTTCTTCGGCATCTGTCTGGGCATGCAGTGCGCCGTCATCGAGTTTGCGCGCAATGTCTGCGGTCTGGAGGACGCCCACAGTTTTGAATTCTACCGCGATCTCAAACATCCGGTCATTCATCTTATGGCTGATCAGGAAGGGGTCACTGAACTTGGCGGAACGATGCGACTTGGCGCCTACCCTTGCACCCTGGCCGACCGCACCCGCTCGCTCGAGGCATACGGCGCCAAACAAATCTCCGAACGTCACCGACATCGTTACGAGGTGAACAACGCCTATCGCGACATGCTGGTCAGTAAAGGATTGGTCCTGGCCGGCCTCTCTCCCGATGAGAAGCTGGTAGAAATCATTGAAGTGCCCGAGCATCCCTGGTTCGTGGGCGTGCAGTTTCACCCGGAATTGAAATCGCAGGCGCTTCGGCCACACCCGTTATTCCGGGAGTTCGTGAAGGCAGCAGTACGGTATCACGAGACACGGCACGATGTGCCGATGACCGAAGTCTCGGAACCAGAGGATATCTCCCACTCTGCAAACTGA